From the genome of Tistrella bauzanensis:
TCGAGATCCACGGCCAGCATGATCAGCACGGCCTGCTGGACCCGCGCACCCATCGCGATGTGCTGGACCAGTTCGGCGGCCACGATGCCTTGCGCGCGGCCACCGCGCGTGCCTTCCGCGAGATGCAGGCAGCCGATGCCGCCCGCGATCGCGCCGAGGCCGAGGCCGAGGCGGTGCGCCGTGAAGAGGATCATCTTCGCACCAGCCTTGCCGACCTGGTGAAGCTGAAGCCTGAGCCGGGCGAGGAGGCCGACCTGGTTGCCCGCCGTCAGCGGCTTCAGAATGCCGACCGGGTGGTGTCGGCGCTGAATGCGGCGCTCGATGCCTTGAACGGCGAACCCGGCCTGGAGATGCGGCTGCTGGATGCCGACCGCGCCCTGCAGCGCCTGCCTGATGCCGATACGGAACCGCGGGTGGCGCAGCTGCGGGCCGGGCTGGAACGGGCCTCGATCGAGATCGGCGAGGGTGTTGCGGCCATCGAGCGGCTGATGGCCGACCTGGATCTGGGCGAAGACAGCCTGGAATCGGTGGAGGACCGGCTCTATGCATTGCGGGCGGCCGCGCGCCGCCATCAGGTGACGACCGAAGACCTGCCCGAATTGTCGCGGCACCTCCGCGAACGGCTGGATCTGATCGATGGCGGCATCGGCGGGGTTGCCAAACTTGCCGCCGCCGCCACGGCCGCGCGTGCCGCCTATAAGACGGCGGCAGCCGCCCTGTCGACGGCGCGGCGCGGCGCGGCCGATGCCCTGGTGACGGCGATTTCGGCCGAACTGGTGCCGCTGCGGATGGGCCGGGTGGAACTGGCGGTCGCGTTCGACCCTTTACCCGAGGGCAGTTGGGGGCCTGAGGGCACCGAACGCTGCCAGTTCATGGTGCGCACCAATCCGGGCGCTCCGGCCGGGCCGCTGGCCCGTGTGGCCTCGGGTGGCGAGTTGTCGCGGCTGATGCTGGCCCTGAAGGTGGTGCTGGCACGCACCGCCAGCGCCGGCACCCTGGTCTTCGACGAGGTCGACAGCGGCATCGGTGGTGCCGTCGCCGATGCGGTGGGTGAACGGTTGCAGCGGCTGGGCGGCCATGCACAGGTGCTGGTGGTAACCCACAACCCGCAGGTCGCGGCCCGCGGCGACCTGCATCTGAGGGTCGCCAAACGCGTGGAGGATGGCCAGACGCTGACCGAGGTGCGGGCACTGGACGCGACCGAGCGACGCGAAGAGGTGGCGCGGATGCTGTCGGGCGCCGAACTGACCGCCGAGGCCCGGGCCGCCGCCGACCGGCTGATGAGCCTGGCATCGCGCGACGTCGCCTGATTGCCATGGGGGGCCGGCGCGCCATGCGGGTGATCCGTCTTGATCCGCGCCCTCTGGCGTCGTAAACCTCGCGGCCCCCTACCTGTCGTCCCGTCTGTTCACGGAGCCTTCCGGCCATGACCGAGCGCCCAGATATCGCCGCTTCAGCGCAGCCGACGCTTGATGAGGCCCGCGCGCA
Proteins encoded in this window:
- the recN gene encoding DNA repair protein RecN, with translation MLASLSIRDVVLIDRLDLDLGSGLAVLTGETGAGKSILLDALGLALGARGDSGLVRAGATQASVTAVFELAPGHAVWAVLDEQAIPVEASLTLRRVVTADGRSRAWINDRAVGVTLLRQIGDYLVEIHGQHDQHGLLDPRTHRDVLDQFGGHDALRAATARAFREMQAADAARDRAEAEAEAVRREEDHLRTSLADLVKLKPEPGEEADLVARRQRLQNADRVVSALNAALDALNGEPGLEMRLLDADRALQRLPDADTEPRVAQLRAGLERASIEIGEGVAAIERLMADLDLGEDSLESVEDRLYALRAAARRHQVTTEDLPELSRHLRERLDLIDGGIGGVAKLAAAATAARAAYKTAAAALSTARRGAADALVTAISAELVPLRMGRVELAVAFDPLPEGSWGPEGTERCQFMVRTNPGAPAGPLARVASGGELSRLMLALKVVLARTASAGTLVFDEVDSGIGGAVADAVGERLQRLGGHAQVLVVTHNPQVAARGDLHLRVAKRVEDGQTLTEVRALDATERREEVARMLSGAELTAEARAAADRLMSLASRDVA